The genome window CAGACTCCGATAGAGGAACGCCGACGTCAACCCGCAGGCCAGCAGGCCCCACAACGGCCAGCAGGGGTGGGCTATCCACCCGATCCCGTTCCTGAAAACCAGTTGATCTTTATTGGAGGCAAGAGTATAGTGCGAGGGATTTTGGGGTTCCTTGGTTGCGGCGGCAAACGTATCAATTTTCAGAAGCTCACCCTGCGAATCGAGATCCTGCGTCGGCCCAGCCTCCCGGCCCGTTCATCCTGGCCGAGCGCAATTTAGGAACCGTATGAAATTCGTCCCGGAAGCGCCAGCCTTTGAGTCCCAGGCAGCCCTTGTGGCCGGGGCCGGAGCGTTGTCCCTCCTATCCCGCTAGATTAGGTTGATCCAGCCCCGTGTTTCACCTTGAGTATCCAGGACAGAGCTTCATTCGGGATCTTCAGACCCTTCTGTTTCCCTCAGGTCCCTATCGAACCTTTCTGGACGGGGTGCGCGCCCAGCACAGCCTGGACGCGTTCGATTTCTTCGTCCTGATTCCCTACTTTATCATACTGGGAATCCTGGCCATTTACGGGCTGCACCGCTATCAACTGGTTTACCTCTACTTTAAAAACAGGGATCGAAAGCCTCAACTCAAGCAAAAGCTCGGCAAGCTCCCGATGGTCACGGTCCAGCTCCCCATCTACAACGAGCTGTTTGTGGTCGAACGGCTGGTCGAGTCGGTAACCAAGCTGGACTACCCCCGGGACCTGCTGGAGATCCAGGTTCTGGACGATTCCAACGACGAAACCCGATTTCTGGCCCGCCAGTGCGTGGAACGCTTTCGCCAGGCCGGCTTCGACATTCACTACCTCCATCGACAAGACCGCCAGGGGTACAAGGCCGGGGCCCTGGAGGCCGGCTTGAAGGTGGCCAAGGGCGAACTCGTGGCCATCTTCGACGCCGACTTCGTGCCCGAGCCCTCCTTCCTGCGCAAGACCATCCACCATTTCGCCGACTCCAAGGTCGGAATGGTGCAGACCCGATGGGGGCACATCAACTCCGAATACAGCCTTCTCACCCGGACAGAAGCCATGATTCTGGACGGTCACTTCGTGATGGAGCACGGTGGCCGGCACCGTTCGGGGCTCTTCTTCAATTTCAACGGCACGGCCGGGATCTGGAGGCGCAAGGCCATCGAGAACGCGGGCGGGTGGCAGCACGACACCTTGACCGAGGATACCGATCTGAGCTACCGCGCCCAGCTTCAAGGCTGGAAATTCATCTATCTCCCCGACGTGGTCTGCCCCGCTGAACTGCCGGTTGAAATGAACGCGTTCAAGAGCCAGCAGTTCCGTTGGGCCAAGGGGCTGGTGCAAACGGGGATCAAGCTGCTCCCGACCATCTTCAGGACTCGGCTGCCGCTGAGGGTCAAGATTGAAGCCGCCTTCCACTTCTCCGCCAACTGCTCCTACCCCCTGATGGTGATGTTTTCGCTGATCTTCCTGCCCGCCATGATCGTCCGCTTCTATCAGGGCTGGTTTCAGATGCTCTTCATAGACCTGCCGCTCTTCATGCTGGCGACCATGTCGGTCTCTTCCTTTTACGCGCTCTCCCAGCGCGAGCTGGATGCCAGTGGCTGGGTGCAAAAGGTGAAGTACCTTCCCTTCCTCCTGTCGGTGGGAATCGGCCTGTCGGTGAGCAACTCGCTGGCGGTTCTGGAGGCTATCGCCGGCAGAAAGACCGCCTTTCGCAGAACTCCCAAGCACTGCATTGCTTCGGCGGGCGACGGTTTGGCCGCCAAACGCAAGTACCGGGGGAAAATGGGCTTTACTCCTTTCCTGGAACTGGGGCTGGGCGTCTACTTCGCCTTCACCGTCTATTTCGCCTGGTCCAACGGGAACTACTTCACGCTGCCCTTCCTGATGCTGTTTCTGGTGGGCTATGTCTTCACCGGCCTCATGTCTCTGTTTCAAGCCCCTCTGGCTCGCTTCCTGGACGGCCGGCGAGCGCCGCTGCTGCCCAAAACGGCTTCCTGACGCGGCCGGATTGAGTGATTCGTGGATAGTGATCAGTGGATAGTTATTTGATCCAAGCGTTAAGTCTCTTGTCGATCTCGATGAAGTCCGTCAATAGGTGCAACCAGGTCATCAGGCGCTTGCCGGTTCCCGAAACCCTCCGCTGACCACTCTCCACTCTTCACTCTCCACTCTCCACTATTCAGTTAGCGGCAATCCCGTTCCATAGGACGGTACGGTTCGTCCAGGGCAAACCAGAGGTAATCCCGACAAGCAATGCGGCCTAATCTCTTGAGCCATCTATGCCTTGCCGGCACTCTTCTGCTGCTGTCGGAGCCCGGCTCTCCTTCGGACTCGCAACTCGGACAGGAGGCTCAAGCCAGACGAACCGCTTACCTCCAGAGGGCGAAGGAGGGAGTGACACTCCTGTTCAACCGGCGCCACAACGACCTGAACGAGTATGTTCCCGACAAGAACTTCTTCTACCTGACCGGCTGCACCGAGCCTGGAGCCGTGCTCCTGTTGATCCCCGATGAGGATGGTCCTCGGGAAACCCTCTTCCTGGCCAGGCGGGACCCGAAACAGGAGCGTTGGACCGGAGTCCGAATGGCGCCCGGACCCGAGACGGCCCACCGCCTGGGCCTGCGGCAGGTCCTGAGTCTGGACGAGCTGCCGGATGCCTTGGCTCAACGAGTCCCTGCCAAGAGCAAGGTATACACCAACCTCTCGCCCGGCCCGCACCGTCAGGCCACCGACAAGTGCTGCCCGGAACCCTGGGTGCGCTTGCACCGCTGGCTACCCGATGCGGAAATC of Acidobacteriota bacterium contains these proteins:
- a CDS encoding glycosyltransferase family 2 protein, with protein sequence MFHLEYPGQSFIRDLQTLLFPSGPYRTFLDGVRAQHSLDAFDFFVLIPYFIILGILAIYGLHRYQLVYLYFKNRDRKPQLKQKLGKLPMVTVQLPIYNELFVVERLVESVTKLDYPRDLLEIQVLDDSNDETRFLARQCVERFRQAGFDIHYLHRQDRQGYKAGALEAGLKVAKGELVAIFDADFVPEPSFLRKTIHHFADSKVGMVQTRWGHINSEYSLLTRTEAMILDGHFVMEHGGRHRSGLFFNFNGTAGIWRRKAIENAGGWQHDTLTEDTDLSYRAQLQGWKFIYLPDVVCPAELPVEMNAFKSQQFRWAKGLVQTGIKLLPTIFRTRLPLRVKIEAAFHFSANCSYPLMVMFSLIFLPAMIVRFYQGWFQMLFIDLPLFMLATMSVSSFYALSQRELDASGWVQKVKYLPFLLSVGIGLSVSNSLAVLEAIAGRKTAFRRTPKHCIASAGDGLAAKRKYRGKMGFTPFLELGLGVYFAFTVYFAWSNGNYFTLPFLMLFLVGYVFTGLMSLFQAPLARFLDGRRAPLLPKTAS